A part of Ictalurus furcatus strain D&B chromosome 8, Billie_1.0, whole genome shotgun sequence genomic DNA contains:
- the tex11 gene encoding testis-expressed protein 11: MMHTVPNNLLEKLLHSQSHESVSEFIEKLFDKVESLEQHTKIQDSQVEEYVLQLWNWAVTKNVGSAINEQQRAKVRHIACRLLYLCEPENPSEKAIRKQILMASKTGKTWLECKNPKLADDFLSQAVTSLETLYCRLISQRNEGADTNLPKADAEKDLLRVLSYKAESALAQENQQEAVSCVDRCKEMLLRLPKQTGYLSLICYKFGVDTYNKKKLEDSSFWLSQSYDIGKMNPKYSQGPEMQAKVLRLLARVYLELDCQKYQDKALHAVSLANKEYLQPAGIYLKIRILLKSGTPDEVVKSGLKELLDSEVQLDVCLSTVKLLTAEDRETLAFDFLNMVCQHFESSPELGSALLLQIELLMLRGKELLAKQKIEDAITGHYAGRQLSPHSLTSLHLLLWDKAAKSIEAKNYYEALQWYNYSLSFYKACELDQNLAKLQRNRASCFYYLRQLDKAKEAISEALKCDPNSIFTHFSVYKIAVLENNIEKATEAIGEIGALAQMPVPSEDRLFVSENAAANLLSLAAQIALDNKQQDTAMKALEHFCEVSHDVVQVLTALRCLVRLVLSTMENAYEENRDVCLDALLLYLKMALKNVSRLKKAPGQGEVHCSDEANWFRRIAWNTALQCKSSSVRMRDFFLLCYQLSQLCVQDRGVLMGQKICLLMVAAACLDICCMTPQTEQQTEILTQALEHIQICREIWRALKASGDYAKDPTDTILLLYEFEARAKLNDPKLENVFESVLELDNVDTKILETIATLAMKPPAHFPVVCKKALTIALSLHKRGPQADLARCCYCLHTLIQLSLPSGVCEVDHRILEEVWGYYEEALSIISAASEDFPELEILWLLTRAWNTGILLYSLSQYPEAEKWCGLGISFLQHLGSMQDSYQTQMSVLYSEVLDRLDKAKKNLIMEE, from the exons ATGATGCACACTGTTCCCAACA ATCTGTTAGAGAAACTTCTGCATAGCCAAAGTCacgagagtgtgagtgaatttATTGAGAAGCTGTTTGATAAAGTTGAGTCCCTTGAGCAACACACTAAAATCCAGGATTCACAG GTTGAAGAATATGTTCTTCAGTTGTGGAACTGGGCTGTGACCAAAAATGTTGGTTCAGCCATAAATGAGCAACAAAGAGCCAAAG TGCGTCACATAGCTTGCCGACTCCTGTATTTATGTGAACCTGAGAACCCATCAGAGAAAGCAATTCGCAAGCAGATTTTG ATGGCCAGTAAGACAGGAAAAACATGGCTTGAATGTAAAAATCCCAAGCTTGCTGATGATTTTTTGAGCCAGGCTGTAACT AGCCTGGAGACTCTTTACTGCAGACTGATATCCCAAAGAAATGAAGGTGCTGATACCAACCTACCAAAAGCAGATGCTGAGAAAGACCTGCTGCGGGTTCTTTCTTATAAAGCTGAATCA GCGCTTGCTCAAGAAAATCAACAGGAGGCTGTTTCCTGTGTAGACCGATGTAAAGAGATGCTTCTGAGACTTCCCAAGCAG ACTGGATATCTGTCCCTAATTTGCTATAAATTTGGAGTGGATACATATAATAAAAAGAAGCTTGAGGACAGTTCATTTTGGCTCAG TCAAAGCTATGATATAGGGAAGATGAATCCAAAGTACTCTCAAGGGCCAGAAATGCAA GCCAAAGTCCTGAGACTACTTGCTAGAGTTTATTTGGAGTTAGACTGTCAGAAGTATCAAGATAAAGCTCTTCATGCTGTGAGCCTGGCTAATAAG GAATACTTACAACCAGCAGGTATTTATCTGAAGATCCGCATTTTGCTAAAGAGTGGAACACCAGATGAAGTTGTTAAATCTG GACTAAAAGAATTACTTGACTCTGAGGTTCAGCTGGATGTGTGTCTTAGCACAGTAAAGCTGCTGACAGCAGAGGATAG AGAAACTTTGGCCTTTGATTTTCTGAACATGGTTTGCCAACATTTTGAATCATCTCCTGAGCTGGGCTCTGCACTTTTGTTGCAAATTGAGCTGCTGATGTTGAGAGGCAAAGAACTGCTGGCCAAACAGAAAATTGAGGATGCAATCACAG GTCATTATGCAGGAAGGCAGTTATCACCACACAGTCTCACCTCCCTCCACCTCCTTCTGTGGGATAAAGCTGCTAAAAGCATTGAG GCCAAAAACTATTATGAGGCTCTGCAGTGGTACAACTATTCATTAAGTTTTTACAAGGCGTGTGAGCTGGATCAGAACCTGGCCAAACTGCAGAGAAACCGAGCttcctgtttttattatttgcgGCAACTAGACAAG GCTAAGGAAGCTATTTCAGAGGCACTTAAGTGTGATCCAAACAGCATCTTCACACATTTTAGTGTCTACAAGATAGCGGTTCTGGAGAACAATATAGAGAAGG CTACTGAGGCTATAGGAGAAATTGGTGCACTAGCGCAGATGCCTGTGCCCAGTGAAGATAGGCTTTTTGTCTCTGAGAATGCAGCAGCAAACCTTCTCAGCCTGGCAGCCCAAATTGCTCTGGAT AATAAACAGCAGGACACAGCCATGAAAGCACTGGAACATTTCTGTGAAGTCTCACATGATGTAGTCCAAGTGCTTACTGCTCTCAG gtGTTTAGTTCGGCTTGTGCTATCAACAATGGAGAATGCGTATGAAGAAAACAG GGATGTCTGTCTAGATGCGCTCTTGTTGTATCTAAAGATGG CACTGAAAAATGTGTCCCGACTCAAAAAAGCACCTGGTCAAGGAGAGGTCCATTGTTCTGACGAGGCCAACTGGTTCAGAAGGATAG CATGGAACACAGCCTTGCAGTGTAAGAGCAGTTCAGTTAGAATGAGGGATTTCTTTCTTCTGTGCTACCAG CTGTCACAGCTTTGTGTTCAAGATAGAGGTGTGTTGATGGGGCAGAAGATATGTTTGCTGATGGTTGCTGCTGCCTGTCTGGACATCTGCTGCATGACTCCTCAGACTGAACAACAG ACTGAGATCCTTACCCAAGCTTTAGAGCACATTCAGatctgcagggagatatggagGGCATTAAAAGCTTCAG GTGACTATGCCAAAGACCCAACTGACACTATATTACTTCTTTACGAGTTTGAGGCACGAGCCAAGTTAAATGATCCCAAGCTTGAGAATGTGTTTGAGTCAGTCCTGGAGCTTGATAATGTTGATACCAAAATTTTGGAGACAATTGCAA CCTTAGCAATGAAACCCCCAGCCCACTTTCCTGTGGTGTGTAAGAAGGCTTTAACAATTGCCCTCTCTCTACACAAGCGAGGTCCACAGGCAGATCTGGCACGCTGCTG TTACTGCTTGCATACTCTAATCCAGCTGTCACTGCCCAGCGGTGTGTGCGAAGTGGACCACCGTATATTAGAGGAAGTGTGGGGTTACTATGAGGAGGCCCTGTCCATCATTTCAGCTGCA TCAGAAGACTTCCCTGAACTGGAGATCTTATGGCTGTTGACTCGAGCATGGAATACAGGAATTTTGCTCTACAGTCTGTCCCAGTATCCTGAGGCTGAGAAGTGGTGTGGTTTAGGGATCAGCTTCCTGCAGCACCTGGGTTCTATGCAGGACAGCTATCAGACTCAG ATGTCTGTTCTGTACAGTGAGGTACTGGACAGGTTGGACAAAGCCAAGAAGAACCTCATAATGGAGGAGTGA